A genomic window from Synechococcus sp. CBW1107 includes:
- a CDS encoding magnesium chelatase subunit H: MFTQVRSANRRVSPGNGEAPAGSEGRAVMRAVYVVLEPQYQNALTQAATSLNATNPALAVDLSGYLIEELRDPENYAAFCADVAEADVFIASLIFIEDLAQKVVEAVAPHRDRLKAAVVFPSMPEVMRLNKLGTFSMAQLGQSKSAIASFMKKRKEANGAGFQDAMLKLLNTLPTVLKYLPVEKAQDARSFMLSFQYWLGGTPDNLRNFLLMLADKYVFPRGDTGRPELEVAEPVVFPDLGLWHPLAPGMFEDLKEYLNWSDSRADLSEKARGGPVIGLVLQRSHIVTGDEAHYVAVIQELEYRGATVIPVFCGGLDFSKPVKAFFYDPLNPDQPIVDGVVSLTGFALIGGPARQDHPRAIEALSKLNRPYMVALPLVFQTTQEWEESDLGLHPVQVALQIAIPELDGAIEPIVLSGRDDATGKAHTLQDRVEAIAERVIRWASLRTKPRIDKKLAITVFSFPPDKGNVGTAAYLDVFGSIHRVLEEMKRKGYDVQNLPRDSKALMEAVINDPEALQGAPELAIAHRMSVEEYERLTPYSERLEENWGKPPGNLNSDGTNLLIYGRHFGNVFVGVQPTFGYEGDPMRLLYSRSASPHHGFAAYYTYLEKVWGADAVLHFGTHGSLEFMPGKQMGMSETCYPDSLIGALPNLYYYAANNPSEATIAKRRGYAATISYLTPPAENAGLYKGLKELGELVGSYQQLRESSRGVQIVNAIVETARQCNLDKDVTLPQADAGELDLDGRDRVVGALYSQLMEIESRLLPCGLHTIGKPPTAEEAIATLVNIAALEREEEGYRSLPALLAESLGRTIDDVYRGNDAGVLADVELNQRITEACRGAVASMVRAVTGSDGRVDLKGRFGWFFALLERFGYERPSPWLSSCRASGFAAVEPTELDRLFGYLRFCLEQICADMEMESLLRALDGEYVIPGPGGDPIRNPGVLPSGKNIHALDPQAIPTRAAIAAAKVVVDRLIERQRAEQGTWPETIACVLWGTDNIKTYGESLAQILWFIGVRPVPDSLGRVNKLELISLEELGRPRIDVVVNCSGVFRDLFINQMGLIDQGVKMAAEADEPLELNFVRKHSQDQAAAQGISLREAATRVFSNASGSYSSNVNLAVENSTWEEEGELQEMYLSRKTFAFNADNPGEMNQNREVFESAMKTVDVTFQNLDSAEISLTDVSHYFDSDPTKLIAGLRDDGKAPTSYIADTTTANAQVRSLSETIRLDSRTKLLNPKWYEGMLNSGYEGVREVAKRLNFTLGWSATSGAVDNFVYEEANDTFINDAEMRKRLMELNPHSFRRIVGTLLEVNGRGYWDTSEENIAQLQEIYQEIEDRIEGVTAP, from the coding sequence ATGTTCACGCAGGTCCGCTCCGCCAACCGCCGGGTCAGCCCCGGCAACGGCGAGGCCCCAGCCGGCAGTGAAGGTCGGGCGGTGATGCGTGCGGTCTACGTGGTGCTCGAGCCCCAGTACCAGAACGCGCTCACCCAGGCGGCCACCAGCCTCAACGCCACCAACCCCGCCCTGGCGGTCGATCTGAGCGGCTACCTGATCGAGGAGCTGCGTGATCCGGAGAACTACGCCGCCTTCTGCGCCGATGTGGCCGAAGCCGATGTCTTCATCGCCTCGCTGATCTTCATCGAGGATCTGGCCCAGAAGGTGGTGGAGGCCGTGGCGCCCCACCGCGATCGCCTCAAGGCTGCCGTGGTGTTCCCCTCCATGCCGGAGGTGATGCGGCTCAACAAGCTGGGCACGTTCTCGATGGCCCAGCTGGGCCAGAGCAAGAGCGCCATCGCCAGCTTCATGAAGAAGCGGAAGGAGGCCAATGGCGCCGGCTTCCAGGACGCGATGTTGAAACTGCTCAACACCCTGCCCACGGTTCTGAAGTATCTGCCGGTGGAGAAGGCGCAGGACGCCCGCTCCTTCATGCTCAGCTTCCAGTACTGGCTCGGGGGTACGCCGGACAACCTGCGCAACTTCCTGTTGATGCTGGCCGACAAATACGTGTTCCCCCGGGGCGACACCGGCCGGCCCGAGCTCGAGGTGGCCGAGCCGGTGGTGTTCCCGGACCTGGGTCTCTGGCACCCCCTGGCGCCGGGGATGTTCGAGGATCTCAAGGAATACCTGAACTGGAGCGACAGCCGAGCCGACCTGAGCGAGAAGGCCCGAGGCGGACCGGTGATCGGCCTGGTGCTGCAGCGCAGCCACATCGTCACCGGCGATGAGGCCCACTACGTGGCTGTGATCCAGGAACTGGAATACCGGGGCGCCACGGTGATCCCGGTGTTCTGCGGCGGGCTCGACTTCTCCAAGCCCGTGAAGGCGTTCTTCTACGACCCGCTCAATCCCGATCAGCCGATCGTGGATGGGGTGGTGAGTCTCACGGGCTTCGCTCTGATCGGCGGCCCGGCCCGCCAGGACCACCCCCGCGCCATCGAGGCGCTCTCGAAACTGAACCGGCCCTACATGGTCGCCCTGCCGCTGGTGTTCCAGACCACCCAGGAGTGGGAGGAGAGCGACCTGGGCCTGCACCCCGTGCAGGTGGCCCTGCAGATCGCCATCCCCGAACTCGATGGCGCCATTGAGCCGATCGTGCTCAGCGGCCGCGATGACGCCACCGGCAAGGCTCACACCCTCCAGGACCGGGTGGAAGCGATCGCCGAGCGGGTGATCCGCTGGGCCTCTCTGCGCACCAAGCCCCGCATCGACAAGAAGCTGGCGATCACGGTCTTCAGCTTCCCCCCTGACAAGGGCAACGTCGGCACCGCGGCCTACCTGGATGTCTTCGGCTCCATCCACCGGGTGCTGGAGGAGATGAAGCGCAAGGGCTACGACGTGCAGAACCTGCCACGGGATTCCAAGGCGCTGATGGAGGCGGTGATCAACGACCCCGAAGCACTCCAGGGTGCACCTGAGCTGGCGATCGCCCACCGAATGAGTGTCGAGGAGTATGAGCGGCTCACCCCCTATTCCGAACGTCTGGAGGAGAACTGGGGCAAGCCCCCGGGCAACCTCAACTCCGACGGCACCAACCTGCTGATCTACGGCCGCCACTTCGGCAACGTGTTCGTCGGCGTTCAGCCCACCTTCGGCTACGAAGGCGATCCGATGCGGCTGCTGTATTCCCGCAGTGCCAGCCCCCATCACGGCTTCGCCGCCTACTACACCTATCTCGAGAAGGTCTGGGGCGCCGATGCGGTCCTGCACTTCGGCACCCACGGTTCGCTGGAATTCATGCCCGGCAAACAGATGGGCATGAGCGAAACCTGCTACCCGGATTCACTGATCGGCGCCCTTCCGAATCTGTACTACTACGCAGCCAACAACCCCTCGGAAGCCACGATCGCCAAGCGGCGGGGTTATGCCGCCACGATCAGCTATCTCACCCCACCGGCCGAGAATGCCGGGCTCTACAAGGGGCTGAAGGAACTGGGCGAACTGGTGGGCTCCTACCAGCAGCTGCGCGAAAGCAGCCGTGGCGTGCAGATCGTCAACGCGATCGTGGAAACGGCCCGCCAGTGCAATCTCGACAAGGACGTGACCCTGCCGCAGGCGGATGCCGGCGAGCTCGACCTCGACGGCCGTGATCGCGTGGTGGGGGCGCTCTACAGCCAGCTGATGGAAATCGAGAGCCGGCTGCTGCCCTGCGGCCTGCACACGATCGGCAAGCCGCCCACCGCCGAGGAGGCGATCGCCACCCTGGTGAACATCGCCGCGCTGGAGCGGGAGGAGGAGGGTTACCGCAGCCTGCCGGCTCTGCTGGCCGAGAGCCTGGGCCGCACGATCGATGACGTGTACCGCGGCAATGACGCCGGGGTCCTGGCCGATGTGGAGCTGAACCAACGGATCACCGAGGCCTGCCGCGGGGCGGTGGCCTCGATGGTGCGCGCGGTCACCGGCAGCGATGGACGGGTGGATCTCAAGGGCCGCTTCGGCTGGTTCTTCGCCCTGCTGGAGCGCTTCGGCTATGAGCGGCCCAGCCCCTGGCTGAGCTCCTGCCGCGCCTCGGGTTTTGCGGCGGTCGAGCCCACGGAGCTCGACCGGCTCTTCGGCTACCTGCGCTTCTGCCTCGAGCAGATCTGCGCCGACATGGAGATGGAGAGCCTGCTGCGGGCTCTCGACGGCGAATACGTGATCCCCGGCCCTGGTGGTGATCCGATCCGCAACCCCGGCGTGCTGCCCAGCGGCAAGAACATCCATGCCCTCGACCCCCAGGCGATCCCCACCCGCGCCGCCATCGCCGCCGCCAAGGTGGTGGTGGATCGTCTGATCGAGCGCCAGAGGGCCGAACAGGGCACCTGGCCCGAAACGATCGCCTGCGTGCTCTGGGGTACCGACAACATCAAGACCTACGGCGAATCCCTCGCCCAGATCCTCTGGTTCATCGGCGTGCGCCCCGTGCCCGATTCCCTCGGCCGGGTCAACAAGCTGGAGCTGATCTCCCTGGAAGAGCTGGGCCGTCCGCGCATCGACGTGGTGGTGAACTGCAGCGGAGTGTTCCGCGATCTGTTCATCAACCAGATGGGCCTGATCGATCAGGGCGTGAAGATGGCCGCCGAGGCTGATGAGCCGCTGGAGCTGAACTTCGTTCGCAAGCACTCCCAGGACCAGGCGGCGGCCCAGGGCATCAGCCTGCGCGAGGCGGCCACGCGGGTGTTCTCCAATGCCAGCGGCAGCTATTCCTCCAATGTGAACCTGGCTGTCGAGAACAGCACCTGGGAAGAGGAGGGAGAACTGCAGGAGATGTACCTCTCTCGAAAAACCTTCGCCTTCAACGCCGACAACCCCGGCGAAATGAACCAGAACCGCGAAGTCTTCGAATCGGCGATGAAAACCGTCGACGTCACCTTCCAGAACCTCGATTCGGCTGAGATCTCTCTCACCGATGTGAGCCACTACTTCGACTCCGACCCCACCAAGTTGATCGCGGGGCTGCGCGACGATGGCAAAGCTCCGACAAGCTACATCGCCGACACCACCACCGCCAACGCCCAGGTGCGATCACTGAGCGAAACGATCCGACTCGATTCCCGCACCAAGCTGCTCAATCCCAAGTGGTATGAAGGCATGCTCAATTCCGGCTACGAAGGGGTGCGCGAAGTGGCCAAGCGGCTCAACTTCACCCTGGGCTGGAGCGCCACCAGTGGCGCGGTGGATAACTTCGTGTATGAAGAGGCCAATGACACCTTCATCAACGACGCCGAGATGCGCAAACGGCTGATGGAACTCAATCCCCACAGCTTCCGCCGCATCGTCGGCACCCTGCTGGAAGTGAACGGCCGAGGCTACTGGGACACCAGCGAGGAGAACATCGCCCAGCTCCAGGAGATCTATCAGGAGATCGAAGACCGGATCGAGGGAGTCACGGCCCCCTGA
- a CDS encoding glutathione S-transferase family protein — protein MGLLVDGVWHDQWYDTSSSGGRFIRSASQFRHWVTPDGRPGPTGTGGFCAEADRYHLYISHACPWAHRTAIFRSIKGLGPMVSVSVVHWLMGEEGWTFQPGEGVIPDPIHHARVLHTIYTNSDPSYSGRVTVPVLWDKATEQIVNNESSEIIRMFNNAFDGLCAAPGDYYPENLWDEIDRLNQLIYDTVNNGVYRCGFATSQEAYDEAIQPLFATLDLLEERLADQPYLLGSRLTEADWRLFTTLVRFDAVYVGHFKCNLRRIVDYPNLWRYVRELYCFPGVAETVNMQHIKGHYYQSHPSINPAGVVPAGPVIDWP, from the coding sequence GTGGGACTGCTCGTTGACGGGGTCTGGCACGACCAGTGGTACGACACCAGCAGCAGCGGTGGCCGGTTCATTCGCTCCGCCTCGCAGTTCCGCCACTGGGTGACGCCGGACGGCCGGCCCGGTCCCACGGGCACAGGGGGGTTTTGCGCCGAGGCGGACCGCTATCACCTCTACATCTCCCATGCCTGCCCATGGGCCCATCGCACAGCCATCTTCCGCAGCATCAAGGGTCTGGGCCCGATGGTCTCGGTGTCGGTGGTGCACTGGTTGATGGGTGAGGAGGGATGGACGTTTCAGCCGGGTGAAGGGGTGATCCCTGACCCGATCCATCATGCCCGGGTTCTGCACACGATCTACACGAACTCAGATCCGAGCTACAGCGGACGAGTGACTGTACCTGTGCTCTGGGACAAGGCGACGGAGCAGATTGTGAACAACGAATCCTCGGAAATCATTCGCATGTTCAACAACGCCTTCGATGGCCTTTGCGCGGCTCCCGGTGATTACTATCCAGAGAATCTATGGGATGAGATTGACCGGCTTAATCAACTGATCTACGACACGGTGAACAACGGCGTGTACCGCTGCGGCTTTGCCACCAGTCAGGAGGCCTACGATGAGGCGATCCAGCCCCTGTTTGCCACCCTCGACCTGCTAGAGGAGCGCCTCGCGGATCAGCCCTACCTGCTGGGCAGCCGGCTCACCGAGGCCGACTGGCGGCTGTTCACCACCCTGGTGCGCTTCGATGCGGTGTATGTGGGGCATTTCAAGTGCAACCTGCGCCGGATCGTCGACTACCCCAACCTGTGGCGCTACGTGCGCGAGCTCTACTGCTTCCCGGGAGTCGCTGAGACTGTGAACATGCAGCACATCAAGGGTCATTACTACCAGAGCCACCCCAGCATCAATCCTGCTGGGGTGGTGCCGGCTGGTCCCGTGATCGACTGGCCGTAG